In Gorilla gorilla gorilla isolate KB3781 chromosome 16, NHGRI_mGorGor1-v2.1_pri, whole genome shotgun sequence, the genomic window GAGAGGTGTGGGGGCATGGCAGGGAGGGAACCCACAACTTGGGGATGTTATTCACCACCTCAAGCATCAATTTTCTGAGTCTAATATAGGTCCAAACACCCCCCTCTGGCTTGTTGAAAGGACTGAAAGAGGTAACGGACACAGGTAGTCCCAGCTCCATGAAACCCAGGTCCTGTCCCCTCCATGGTGAGGTCCTGTGCTGCCCTCCTGATGGCATGTAGGGTGAGGGTCCTTCCCCCAACAGCAAAGCTATGCCGCGTCATGGGGTACAACCTGTGCACACAGGGCCCAGCGCCCCGAAGGGCCCTGAGCCTGGTTCAATGCTCTGCTGTCATTGTCGTGAAATTCTTTTTTTGGAACAAAGAGCCCTGCATTTGCACTGGCACTGCGCTATGCAAATTAGTAGCTGGGTCTGATTGCAGGTCTCCTTTGTCCTCTCCAGGGCATCCTGTACCTGAACCAGGAGGTGCCCAAGGAGTTACTGGAATTCCTGAGACTTCGGCACTTCCCCACAGACCCCAAGGCTAGCAACTGGGGGTAAGGGGGGCCGATGGCGGGGGCCAGGGGCTGTCAGCAGTGAGCAGGTGAGGAAAGGTGTTGGAGGGCAAGCCCTTTCTTTTCACATCTGCCAGGATCCAGCATGACCGCCCTCACCAGCTCTCTTGACCTGGGTGGAGGGGCTTTTTTCTGGACAGACTTGGTTACCCCCGCCACCTCCGGAACTGGGGCTTGTTACAAATAGAAGCAGTGGTCCCCTGGGAGGTGCAGTTCTGCGCTCTGGTGTCTCCACCCCTTCCTCACGCTCCCCCGGCATCCCCAGGCAGCTTACAGTGTTTCTCTTCTCTTCAGCACCCTGAGGGAGTTCCTGCCTGGCGACAGCAGGCAAGTCAAAGCCCTAGCCCGCGCCCGGCCCCTGCTGCCCCCTAGTGGCCATATGCTAGGAGGCAGGCCTGCTGCCTGGGCCTGTCTGGCCTGGGCCCTGAAGTCTGTTTTCCCTTTGGTGCCTCCTGAGCCCATTTCCCACTCACCTTTTCCTTCATGGGTCCCTGGTGATGGCAACCCCGTCTCCACCCCTCTGTGGGATTCTGCCCTGCCTCCCGCACCCATGGTTCATGACCCTCTTtcctcccagctcccagcagcaCCAGCGGCCTGTCCTGAGCTTCCATGTGGATCCCTATGTTTGCAACCCCTCCCCAGGTGAGGAGGTGCCTAGATATGGGGCTACAGGGCTGGGTTGTAGGCTTTGCATTTCTCGGCTCCTGGGACCCTCAGGCAgcatctccttcctgctgcccacCTCTGGAGCCACTACCTCCTGCTTCTGTCCCCTGGAGCCTGCTTTGTAGACACAAGGAAAACAAGTTTGGCTTCCCTGGTCTCCATTTCTTCAGCAGCCTGACTTCTTTACCAAGCTGATGTGAAAAGAATGTGACCTGGGAATGCGGAGGCTTCATTTGGGGTGGACAGCTGCTGTCTGCTGCCTTGGCAGGGGCTCCTACTCCCAAGTGGGGGCTGAGCCCATGAGCAGGAGCTCAAGGAGCTGCAGGTCTGAGGCCAGACCTGTTTAATTCTATCCCACAGAGTCGCTGCCCAACGTGGTGGTGAATGGTGTGCTCCAGGGCCTCTACAGCTTCAGCATCAGCCCAGATAAAGCCCAGCCAAAGGCGGCCTGTCACCCTGCTCCTCTGCCACCGATGCCCTGATCAGTCCAGAGGCCTTTGGCTGCCTCCTAAGAAAGTCATGTGCCTCTGTCCTATGAACTCCATATAAGGCTAGGTCCTCCTTTGGCCTGGACCCAGGACTTAATTACCCAGTGCCCAGTTGTGCCACATTCCCACTCAAGGCTCAGAACTTGGCTCGCATTGGTAGCTGGAGGTGGTAGAATCTGCATGCTCTTAGAGCCCAACAGCCAAGGCAGGGTCAAGAAGATAAGTAATAAAAGAGGaagtcagccaggcgtggtggctcatgcctgtaatcccagcactttgggaggccaagctgggtggatcacctgaggtcaggagttccgagaccagcctgaccaccatggagaaaccccgtctctactaaaaatacaaaattagccaggcattgtggtggtgcatgcctgtaatcccagctacttgggaagctgaggcaggagaatcttttttttttttttttgagacggagtttcactcttgttgcccaggctggaatgcaatggcacgatctcggctcacggcaacccccgcttcctgggttcaagcaattctcctgcctcagcctctcgagtagctgggattacaggcatccgccaccatgcctggctaatttttgtatttttaatagagacaggtttcaccacgttggccaggctggtcttgaactcctgacgtcaggtgatccacccgcctcggcttcccaaagtgctgggatcacgggcgtgagccaccgtgcccggcccaaggcaggagaatctcttgaagccaggaggcggaagttgtggtgagctgagatcgcgccactgcactccagcctgggcaacaagagtgaaactccgtgtcaaaataaataaataataaaggaagaagtcagctgggtgcagaggctcatgcctgtaatcccaatactttaggaggccaaggcaggaggatgcttgagtctggaagtttgagaccagccagcacaacatagtgagacctgtctctaccaaaaaaaaaaaaaaaaaaaatcaatttagagGTAGGCTATGAAAAAGTACAGATATATCCCTTAACATAGACTGGAGGGTGGTGGCAAGGGGAGCAAATGTGGAGGCGCAGTAGCTGGCAAAGTTTAGAAGCAGGGGGCAAAAGCTCCTGCCTGACTTTTCCTGGGTAGCTCCTGGGTCAAAGTTTCAGGCAGGATCCCAGGGAAGGGGCAGGCACCCATTGCCACAGGAGAGTTGCAGGCATGTTGGGATGTAGGCCTAGGGGAGGTGCTGCAGGCTCAAGAACCAGGCCCacacattatatattaaaaaaaaaaaaaaaaaaaaaaacccacattttttttttattggtcaGTGTTGGTAGAAGTTTGTTACAAAACTGAGTCCATGGGCCTGTGGAATGTGAGGGGAGTGGGTCCGctccaccagatgccagcaccgGGGCCAGTGCAGCTCAGAGCCCTGTGGCAGACTACAGGGCCTGCACAGACGGTCACTCAAAGAAAGACGTCCCTGTGCCCTACTCCTTGGCGATGGCAAAGGGCTTCTCCACCTCGATCTTGCCGCAGTCTGCGATGATCACATCCTTCAGGGGTTTATCCCGGCTGTCTGTCTTGGTGCTCTCCACCTTCCGCACCACCTCCTGGAAAAGAAAGGTGGAAGTAGGAGGGCATGGTGGATCAGGAGGTCCACCGCTCAGGAGAAAGGCCCCAGCATATGGCTCAGGAGGGGTAAGACCCACAAGTGATCAACAGCACACAAAACTGGAGGCACCAAAATTCTAACAGACTCCTGGCCAGAGCAGGGAGAATGCAGATGATTTGACAAGGGGGTACAGGAATTTTGTTCCTTTGAAGTAAGACCCAGGTTGGGCCAAGggtgaagaggaggaagagggtgaCCAGGGCATGTGGCTTCTCAGGGACATTGCATTCAGCTGCACTCTGTATACCTCAGGGGTGGGACCAGCACATCACTGAGTGAATGAGGGGAGGGAGGCACTGGCAGTTGTGCAGCCTTCCTGGCTGGGCTCAGGGGGGGCTGGAAGAATTCAGAACCTTGGAGGCATGGAGGTACAGGGTTTATTCTGGACAGGAGCACTGGGCTGCATCTGTGGGTTGGGTCCTTTTGGGAAAGGGATGGACACATGGAGCTCCTGCCCTGGGGTCTGTGTTGAATCCCCGGTGAGGATTGCCCAGTAGTAGCCCTTGCTTCCACAACTCACCATGCCCTCTAGAACTTTGCCAAACACCACATGCTTGCCATCTAGCCAGGCTGTCTTGACTGTCGTGATGAAGAACTGGGAGCCGTTGGTGTCTTTGCCTGCGTTGGCCATGCTCACCCAGCCAGGCCCGTAGTGCTTCAGTTTGAAGTTCTCATCGGGGAAGCGCTCACCGTAGATGCTCTTTCCTGGGAAAAAAGACAGAGCAGGTCGGGGGCGCTGGATTGCGCCAAACCAAGCAGACATTCGGGGCCAGGACTGAGGGGGCTTAACCTGTCCTCTGTGCCAGGCTAGGCTGGAGTGGACTACAAGGACATAAAAGCAGCGTCCTTCCTATCTTCTGGCCTCAGAGCCAAGCCATGCTGACTGAGGCCAAGTGGGGCATCAGGCCAGGCTGATGTGGTGAACAGCTCACAGAAGGATTACTTCGAGAAGATAGTTTTGTGGCTTTTAAATAAGGCACATGTTATCAGCTCCCCTTAGCTATGGCCCAGGCCTGCCACGGAGGGACTTTGGTGGAGGGAAGTGCCGTGCAGGATGCAGGGGAGTCAACAGGGTCGGAACTCTCCAGAAAAGGAGGACTGCTGTGGCTGACCAGCCTGTTTTCCTATGAGCACAAAAGACACAGGCATAGCTGCAGAGGAGAAAGCAGCCAGAgatgggtggggaggggcagaaAAGAGGGGCTGCCCCTTGGATTCTGGAGAGTCAAAGCCTCTTAACAAGGAATGAACAGGAATAAAAGAcagctgtgagtgtgtgtgacgCGTCTGTCCACGTGGGGCTTGGGGACAGATGGCAATCTGTCTGTAAGGGCAATCCGGAGTGATCTCTATGCCGTTTCAGAGATcctagttccaaagctgcttccacgaGGAACACCGAAACCCTTCTTTTTCCCTATCACCCCTTGGAGACTGACACTGTGCATTAGGCCCCAAGAAACTCAGCCAAAAATGGGGtcgttttcattttgttttatctaaCACCTTTCAAACATATTTGCATGCAaaactcttttttccttctcactGCACCTACCTTCATCCTGTGGTTCCACAGAATGGAACTGAGCTGGGAAACTGTCCTAGACCGATGCCAACCAGGAAGATGTTTCTGATTGGGCAGCAGGTAGGATGACTGAAAACCAAGAATGACCAGACTCTGGCTGGTGGGGACAGGGTGCTTCTGCCTGTGCTCCACCTCTCACCCCAACGCTGGGGAGACTGGACTCTGCCACATGTGCAGTGagtcctggctggagtgctggCTAAAAGCCTCCCCCATTTGAGCCAACTGTGGGATTTTGATTATAGTTGTTATCCAGAAAACCCCCAAATCTCCATCCTTAGCTCCAGCCACTCTCC contains:
- the SNX22 gene encoding sorting nexin-22 isoform X1, giving the protein MLEVHIPSVGPEAEGPRQSPEKSHMVFRVEVLCSGRRHTVPRRYSEFHALHKRIKKLYKVPDFPSKRLPNWRTRGLEQRRQGLEAYIQGILYLNQEVPKELLEFLRLRHFPTDPKASNWGTLREFLPGDSSSQQHQRPVLSFHVDPYVCNPSPESLPNVVVNGVLQGLYSFSISPDKAQPKAACHPAPLPPMP
- the SNX22 gene encoding sorting nexin-22 isoform X2 produces the protein MLEVHIPSVGPEAEGPRQSPEKSHMIKKLYKVPDFPSKRLPNWRTRGLEQRRQGLEAYIQGILYLNQEVPKELLEFLRLRHFPTDPKASNWGTLREFLPGDSSSQQHQRPVLSFHVDPYVCNPSPGEEVPRYGATGLGCRLCISRLLGPSGSISFLLPTSGATTSCFCPLEPAL